A genomic window from Brachyspira sp. SAP_772 includes:
- a CDS encoding amidohydrolase: protein MKVFKNAKIYSMDKNDSIYEAVAVDNGVIVFAGSNEEVLKKYKDASEIIDLEGKTVIPGFNDSNVNFVVYARFNTMLDLSNCKSIKEVIEIAKNAEKCDNWLIGRGWNQDYFEEKRMLNKHDLDEISSEYPVAFRRCCGEMIVANSKALEFCGITESMKSDTIDFENGLISSKSMSLILSKIKSLEMDKLKEIILDTQEEFFKMGITSVQTDDLRGLPDFDYKKVIDAYQKLHREKKLKIRVCEQAEFINKQDIDDFRQYYYYQYINDNRFKVARIKLVIDGGIGSRTALLREDYNDAQGVRGVSQYKQEELDELVKYANSLDYSVIIQATGDAAIEMALNSIEKIKDTKDFKYRRNGLINCQITDKKLLERIKELNVCIYYHPIFLNYDMHIVEERVGKERAQTSYAYKTAMDMGIHIGFGTAGPAGGINIMEGIHCAVNREDLNGWPEGGWMPEEKLTVKEAVYLYTMGSAYLSSEDKLKGSIKEDKLADFIVLDRDIFEVDKKEIKDIKVLKTIIDGDIVYSRDN from the coding sequence ATGAAAGTTTTTAAAAATGCTAAAATATATTCTATGGATAAAAATGACAGCATTTATGAAGCTGTTGCTGTTGATAATGGTGTTATAGTTTTTGCAGGAAGCAATGAAGAGGTATTAAAAAAATATAAGGATGCATCTGAAATAATAGATTTAGAGGGAAAAACAGTTATACCGGGATTTAATGACAGTAATGTTAATTTTGTAGTTTATGCTCGTTTTAATACTATGCTAGATTTGAGTAATTGCAAATCCATAAAAGAGGTTATTGAAATTGCTAAAAATGCTGAGAAGTGTGATAATTGGCTTATAGGAAGAGGCTGGAATCAGGATTATTTTGAAGAGAAGAGAATGCTTAATAAACATGATTTAGATGAAATATCTAGCGAATATCCTGTTGCTTTTAGAAGATGCTGCGGAGAGATGATAGTAGCAAATAGTAAGGCTCTTGAGTTTTGCGGCATTACTGAGAGCATGAAATCTGACACTATAGATTTTGAGAATGGTCTTATATCTTCAAAATCTATGAGTTTAATATTATCAAAAATAAAATCTCTTGAGATGGATAAATTAAAAGAAATAATATTAGACACACAAGAAGAGTTTTTTAAGATGGGTATTACATCTGTTCAGACTGATGATTTAAGAGGGCTTCCTGATTTTGATTATAAGAAAGTAATAGATGCTTATCAAAAACTTCATAGAGAAAAGAAATTAAAAATAAGAGTATGTGAACAGGCTGAGTTTATTAATAAGCAGGATATAGACGATTTTAGACAATACTACTACTATCAATATATTAATGATAATAGATTTAAAGTTGCTCGTATAAAACTTGTTATAGATGGAGGTATAGGCTCAAGAACTGCTTTACTTAGAGAAGATTATAATGATGCTCAAGGTGTTAGGGGAGTTAGTCAGTACAAGCAAGAAGAGCTTGATGAATTAGTAAAATATGCTAATAGTTTAGATTATTCTGTTATAATACAGGCTACTGGGGACGCTGCTATAGAAATGGCATTAAACTCAATAGAGAAAATTAAAGATACTAAAGATTTTAAATATAGAAGAAACGGTTTGATAAATTGTCAGATAACAGATAAAAAATTATTAGAGAGAATAAAAGAGTTAAATGTTTGTATATATTATCACCCTATATTTTTGAATTATGATATGCATATAGTTGAAGAGCGTGTTGGTAAGGAGAGAGCTCAAACAAGCTATGCTTACAAAACTGCTATGGATATGGGTATTCATATAGGTTTTGGTACTGCTGGTCCTGCTGGCGGAATTAACATAATGGAAGGTATTCACTGTGCCGTTAATAGAGAAGATTTAAATGGTTGGCCAGAGGGCGGTTGGATGCCTGAAGAGAAGCTTACTGTTAAAGAGGCAGTTTATTTATATACTATGGGAAGTGCTTATTTGTCTTCTGAAGATAAACTCAAAGGTAGCATAAAAGAAGATAAATTAGCAGATTTTATTGTATTAGATAGAGATATTTTTGAAGTGGATAAAAAAGAAATAAAAGATATTA